A stretch of DNA from Methylogaea oryzae:
TCATGAATGCAATACAAGTTTTGTCTAATCAACGCGGGGATATTGTCACAAAAGCGCCGACGCGAGGACACCGCCTTGGGCAAAACCTTATACCTCCATCTCATACCGATCCATTCGCCAAGCGGGCCAACGCCGGAAACCGGCGCCCGCCTCCCTATCGCATCGCCAAACTGCTATACAGCGAATAAGCGCCGAACCGCATTTGGTGCGCCCGCCCCAATTTTTCCTGGGTGAAATCGATGGCGAATTGCTGTTTCAACTGCTTGCCGTCCCAGTGGAACAGTTTCAAGTATTGCTCGTCGTCCTTGCCCTTCTTGTCCCAATTGGCCAGCAGGGAGGAAGTGTAGTACAAGCGCTTGCCGTCCCAGCTGGAGGACACCATATTCACCTGGGCGCCGATGGTTTTTTCGAAGATCTGCTTGGGGTGGAAGGCGTCGGAAATGTCGAACAGGCGGGTCTTGCCGTCCATGAAAGTGTTCACCCACAGCCGGCTGTCGTCGTTGGAGATGGAGATGTCCACCGGCAGCGGCACGTCTTTGGGATTACCGATATCGGCCACCGCCTTGGCCTGCCATTCGCCCTTGCCGTCCTGGTGGATCAGCCAGATCTTCGAGGTGAGCGCGGTGGTGGTGAAGCAGTACTTGTGCTCCGGCTTCCAGGCGCAGCGCAGCTCCAGGGGCGCGCCGGGCACGTCGAACACTTTCTTCGGCTGGCGCGCCTGCAGGTCCCACACCACGGCGGTGTTGCCGAAGCGCTGCATGGCCTGCGGGTCTTGCAGCATCTTGCCGAAGTCCATCATGTAGTTGTTCCAGCCGGTGAACGACGAGGTGAACAGCGCGTTCAAACGCGGCAGGGCGCGCACGTCGTAGTTGTAGCCGTCGGCGTATTGGCCGGTTTTGACCGCGCCTTGCAGGTTGGCGTCGGTGGGCATCCAGTGGGTGGCGATGTACTCGCCTTCGTTGCTGTATTCCACCAGAGCAGTCTGGCCGCCGTGGTCCTTGTTGTTGGACAGGCCGGTGATCATCATGCGGCCGGGCAGGGCGTAGAAAGAGTGGGGGCCGACCACGCCGCCGCTGTCGGCGACGAAAGTGGTGATGGTGCGCGTGAGCTTGGGCTTGGACGGGTCGGAATGCACGTCGAAGACGAAGATCTTGTTGGTGTCCAAGCCGCCGGCCCAGAGGAAGCGGCGATCGTCGGTGAAGTCGGCGTGGTGGGCTTCGTTGCGTCCGCCCACGGACAGGGAGGCGATGACCTTGCCGTATTGCTTGGATTTGGGATTGACGTCCACCGTCACCAGCTTGTCCTGCTCGTCGCCCAGGCCTTCCACGCCCAGGGTCCAAACGTAGACGAAGTCCTCCTGGCCGGTGATTTTCGCCATGTAGGGCGAGGCGCAGGTTTCGTCGGCTTGCGCCGCCGCGTTGAGGCCTAGGGCCAAAGCGATGCCGGCGAGGCCGGGCAGGATGCGTTGCAGGGATTGCATAAGACCTCCGGGTATTGTTGTTGTCGGACGTAACGGTCAGGCGGATTCCGCCGTAGCGGGATCGATGACGGTGCGTATGGCGCGGATGCTGTCCACGGGAAAGCCGCCTTGGCTGGCGTGCTCGCGGATCAGCTCCTCGTTGGGCGCGATGTAGACGCAGTACACCTTGTCGTCGGTGACGTAGCTTTGCAGCCACTGGATAGCCGGTCCCAGCCCTTGCAGCACGCAGCAGGATTTCTGCGAAATGGCCTGCAGCTGCGCGGCGTCCAGCTGGCCTGCGCCGGGGATGGTGCGTTCGATGAGGTATTTGGGCATGGCGGCGGTTCCTCCGGTTAGGGGTGGGTAGTCGGACGGTCTTCGGCGGGCCGGAAATAGCCCTGCAACAAATGCCGGCAGCAATCCCGCAAGGGCTGCACGGACTGTTCGATCTTCATGCGCAACAAAGCGCCCTGCCAGGCGTCGGCGAGGAAATCGGCCATGGCCGCGGCGGGCAAGTCGGTGCGAAACCGGCCCTGCGCCTGGCCCCTGGCGATGCCTTCCGCCAGTTTGTCGCGGTAGCGGCCCAGGGCGGTTTTCAAGGCCTGGCGGCAGAGCTCGCTGGTGTCGCCGATTTCGCCGCTCAGGTTGCCGATCAAGCAGCCGCCCTTGAATTGGCGGCGTTCCAGCTCGGCGATCAGTTCCTGGAAATAGCCGTCCAGGGCCTCGGCCCCGCTCAGTTCGGGCCGCTGCAAATAGCCGTCCAGCAGCAGGATGAACGGCTCGATGTAATGGCCGATCACCGCCGCGCCGAACTCCTCCTTGCTGGCGAAGTAATAGTAAAACGAGCCTTTCGGCACCTGCACCGACGCCAGGATGTCCTGCAAGCCGCTGCCGTGGTAGCCGTATTCCGTGAGGAAAGCGACGCCCTGGTCCAACAGCTTGGCGCGGGTCAGTTCGCGAGGAGGAGTTTTAGCCATGGCGAGACTATACGACCGGTCTACTATTGTCGCAAGCGAATTTTTCCCGCAGCCTCGATGGACGCCGGGGAAATTCAGCCGCTAAGGTGAGCCAACCAAACCACCGGCCGCTCCGACAGGACGACCTTGCCCGCCGGCAGCGGGGTATCGGCGTTGGCGGCGATTTGCTCCAGCAGGGCGGCTTTGTCGGCCCCGGAGACGAGGAACAGGACGTGGCGGGCCTCGTTCAACAGGCGATAGGTCATGGTGAGCCGCAAAGGCGGCGGCTTGGGACTGTTGTGCACGGCGGCCACCAGCCCGCCGCCCACGTCGTCCATGCCGGGAAAAAGCGAGGCGGTATGGCCGTCCGG
This window harbors:
- a CDS encoding selenium-binding protein SBP56-related protein, with the protein product MQSLQRILPGLAGIALALGLNAAAQADETCASPYMAKITGQEDFVYVWTLGVEGLGDEQDKLVTVDVNPKSKQYGKVIASLSVGGRNEAHHADFTDDRRFLWAGGLDTNKIFVFDVHSDPSKPKLTRTITTFVADSGGVVGPHSFYALPGRMMITGLSNNKDHGGQTALVEYSNEGEYIATHWMPTDANLQGAVKTGQYADGYNYDVRALPRLNALFTSSFTGWNNYMMDFGKMLQDPQAMQRFGNTAVVWDLQARQPKKVFDVPGAPLELRCAWKPEHKYCFTTTALTSKIWLIHQDGKGEWQAKAVADIGNPKDVPLPVDISISNDDSRLWVNTFMDGKTRLFDISDAFHPKQIFEKTIGAQVNMVSSSWDGKRLYYTSSLLANWDKKGKDDEQYLKLFHWDGKQLKQQFAIDFTQEKLGRAHQMRFGAYSLYSSLAMR
- a CDS encoding DUF4242 domain-containing protein, whose protein sequence is MPKYLIERTIPGAGQLDAAQLQAISQKSCCVLQGLGPAIQWLQSYVTDDKVYCVYIAPNEELIREHASQGGFPVDSIRAIRTVIDPATAESA
- a CDS encoding TetR/AcrR family transcriptional regulator gives rise to the protein MAKTPPRELTRAKLLDQGVAFLTEYGYHGSGLQDILASVQVPKGSFYYYFASKEEFGAAVIGHYIEPFILLLDGYLQRPELSGAEALDGYFQELIAELERRQFKGGCLIGNLSGEIGDTSELCRQALKTALGRYRDKLAEGIARGQAQGRFRTDLPAAAMADFLADAWQGALLRMKIEQSVQPLRDCCRHLLQGYFRPAEDRPTTHP